Within Sorghum bicolor cultivar BTx623 chromosome 2, Sorghum_bicolor_NCBIv3, whole genome shotgun sequence, the genomic segment GCGGTCCAAACGAGACAGTGACATCTATCAACTCCTCTGCTTAGACTAGCTCATTACAAATTGGAATGCATTGTCGTCTCTCTGTAATCATCCAACAGTTGTACGTGCACGAGCTGAGCACGATGATGACCGGTGGTCTCCCTCTACCTCCAGcagtagtgctccttcttcttcttcccgtgTTGCTTGCATTGGCATGGcgagccaccgccgccgcctccgccgccggagACCGCATCGGGCGGCTGCCGGGGCAGCCGGCCGTGGACTTCCCGATGTACTCGGGGTACGTGGCGGTGGACGAGGGCGCCGGCGGGCGGGCGCTCTTCTACTGGCTCCAGGAGGTGCCGCCGGAGGCGCAGCCGGCGCCGCTGGTGCTGTGGCTGAACGGCGGGCCGGGGTGCTCGTCGGTGGCGTACGGCGCCTCCGAGGAGCTCGGCGCGTTCCGCATCCGGCCTGACGGCGCCACGCTATTCCTCAACGAGGACCGATGGAACACAGGTATATATATACCGTTGTTGCCGTACGTACGTAGCTTTGTTGATTATactctgatgatgatgatcgaGATTGATCATTTTTGTGCGTGTCGTCGTTGATGCGTCGCTGCAGCGGCGAACATCTTGTTCCTGGACTCGCCGGCCGGCGTGGGGTTCTCCTACACCAACACCAGCTCCGAGCTTTACACCAACGGCGACAACAAAACAGCCCACGATTCCTacactttcctggtgaaatggttCCAGAGGTTCCCGCAGTACAAGTACCGCGATTTCtacattgccggagagagctacGGAGGTTAAGTAATCATCAGTAGTAATAAACATGCATGCACGTgctttaattatttttctactgcaatagtaaatgacattatatatatatatatatatatataaactgaaTAAAATCGATCGATCGGCACGTACGTACGCATGTGCAGGGCACTACGTGCCGCAGCTGTCGCAGGTCGTGTACCAGAACAACGCCGGCGTCGCGAAACCCATCATAAACTTGAAAGGATTCATGGTGGGCAACGCGGTGATCAACGACCACACGGACTACGCCGGCATGTTCGAGTCGTGGTGGAACCACGGGCTCATCTCCGACGACACGTACGGGCAGCTCAAGGCCTCCTGCGGCAGCAACGACTCCATCATCCACCCGTCGCCGGCGTGCAACACGGCGACGGACGTGGCCGCGGTGGAGCAGGGGGACATCGACATGTACAGCATCTACACGCCCCTCTGCGGCcagacgtcgtcgtcgtcgaccaaGAGATCATCCCAGTCGTCGCCGTTGATAGGCCGCCACTATCACCACGTACGTGAGTTGTGTGATGAGTAGCTAAtcagtgtgtgtatatatattattctacactAGGAGAAGTACAGTATCATTCAGACCACGAAATAGTAAACAAATACTGAAACACGAGTACTAAATAATACTGAATTCTATTCAGTATAACAGTTTAGTGTATAATAGTATTTTATATCTAAAgtatagaaatatatatatatatatatatatatatatatatatatatatatatatatatatatatatatatatatatatatatatatatacaagtgctATTATACACCCTagatgtagaatactattctacaccaaactgttatactgagcaaaattcagtatcATTCAGTATTCATGTTTCAGTATTATTCAGTATTTTGTGGTCCTAGGTGGTTGGACATGATGATACTTAACACTCTCCAGTACTGTTTCGTATTTTTGTACTCAATTTTGACTTGTGgtgtagaatatatatatatatatatatatatatatatatatatatatatatatatatatatatatatatatatatatatatatatataggaagagtatactctgtagctagctacaaaatatgttattctgtagccacctccatttaggataattttatatactaatttacgatagttgggttactataacacatcgagatatttaccgtaatgttatagtaaaccacttagtaaAGTACTATAATCTTataaattaatatagtaattatcgtaactcaaagtggccacaaaataagttattttgtagccagctaTGGAgtaatagttatatatatatatatatatatatatatatatatatatatatatatatatatatatatatatatataaaagagagTATATACtcatatatattattttattgCCGTTTTTGCCAAATATATAGATCATTATTACATATAGATTATCTATATGCAGCCATGGAGGATGGGGGGATCGTATGACCCGTGCACCGAGAGCCACTCGACGGTTTACTACAACCGGCCGGAGGTGCAGAGGGCTCTCCACGCCAACCTCACCGGAATAAACTATCCATGGGCGACCTGCAGGTTCGTCGTCAGTGCGTCTATGTGTGGCAAATTAAGTGTTTCAGCTTCATTTTGAATCCTGCAGCTTCATTTGAATAATCCTGCTCCATGAAACTTCAGTGATTTAATCAACACCAACTGGGGAGATTCGCCAAAGTCCATGCTTCCTATATACAAAGAGCTTATCGCAGCTGGCCTAAGGATATGGGTCTTCAGGTCAGTTATCGTTGCAGCTAgcgtttttctttcctttttttttttaaaaaaaaagggcaGCAGGAGAGAGCTACCGATTATATTTGTTACAGATATCGTGACACACTTTGCTGCAATGATCGGATCGGACGGAATCATTGACTGAAGAAGTAGGCATATAGGTCGTGCATTGCGTCAGCTAGCTGCATAACATTCCGCTGTGTGGACCCGTCGTCGTTTTCATGAATAGCAGAAAGTCCTTCTCATGAAAGTTGTCTCTTGCTCCAACTTCAAGCTCGTCGCAACTGTGACTTGTTTTCATCATGTGTCCTGTCATCAAGAAGAATAATTGCAACAAGAAAAAAGTTGGAAAATGAAACACAACTGCATGCATTTGAATTCAACTACTACTCAACACAATTTTCTTTGCTTGGACATGGATATAGCCTCTATTCCAGTAGGGATGGAATAGACCACACACACGCACAACTATTTAGGACAGGAAGTCACACAACGATGTGATGACGGGgaagcctgcctgcctgcctgcattATGAATTTGTTCATTTTTCAAAactctgcatgcatgcatgttccaCAACGACTGAAGGAGTACTGAAATTTCAAAGTCATCTTCAACTGATAGAATGATTGATCTCTTGTTTATTTCGCATGCAGTGGAGACACGGACGCAGTAATCCCCTTAACATCAACAAGATACTCCGTTGATGCTCTTGGCCTCCCAACTACCACTAGCTGGTACccgtggtatgataagaaacagGTCAGCTTCATTCCACGCAACTCAACCGGCCTTCCTCATATGAACCTCATGACCGATGTACATACATGCATCTCTGAATTCTAGTTTCTAGCTAGTCACATTTCACGTCAATATGCAAATTACTCTAGTATTCACACATCCTACAAGTCGATCTACTACAACTGTTAATCTGTGCTAATAGTCATTTGTGATTGAATTTAAATAGGTTGGTGGATGGAGTCAAGTGTACGAGGGCCTGACCTTGGTGACCGTCCGAGGCGCAGGGCACGAGGTTCCCCTCCACCGCCCGCGGCAAGCACTCATACTGTTCCAACAATTCTTGAAGGGGGAACCCATGCCGAAAAATGGAACCGTGGCATAGTGTTATCTTTGATTTTTATTTGCATATACTATAATGTGAAATAACACAACATTAAATTGTTGTGTGCTATACATAGCACATTCAAGTAGTTATCTCTTCCCAATGCATATGTATATTGTACACAAGTTAAAATTGAAGAACAAGAACAACGGCACACATGTATATTGATTCTCTTTGAGGTGTTAAATGTAAAAATGACTGCCATGTTGGCATGTCACGTAAGCAAAGTATGTATTGCTCACGAAGCGGTATGACCTAGGATGAACCAAAATTCAACAGAAGGtatctaaaaatatatttttgagAGTCCGTCACTAGTACAAAAGTGCTCAAAGCCAGCGGTGGAATATAACTTTTACAGACAGTTTTAATTAAAAAACGCCTGTGGAAAAAAATTGGCTTATCCGACTACAAAACCGtctgtgaaaatcaatttttacaggcggtttttctaacaaaaccgcctgtagaaatcatgtatttctacaggcggtttcttaagaaatccgcctgtagaaataatttgaacttgaattttttgagcttttcaaatgacctcgtttgaaaaaaccgtcaaaatgaaagttgtagatcttgaaaagttatgaaactttgtagttgataatttttgaatttgaaatcatcttgtcattgaaaactacgtttgaatttttcaaatttgaaattcaaattttgtaaatgacctcggatgaaggaactaccaatataaaagttgtagatcttaaaaagttgtaaaactttgtagttgacgactttttcatttgaatccgtttagggcctcaaataatcaatttatgcttggtttatgatagtatgtggggaactaaactctaatccgAACACAATtaagtgataggtggagtggtagaggagggtacacgcgagggcgaggtctcaggttcgaatcccGCCGACCGCGTAGCACGCGATTCTACGCGAAAAAATGCGCGACGGAGACGGGCGGGCGGATAGCAAATGAGCCTTCCCAGTTACCCGTCTGTGGAaaaatttatttccacaggccatCAAACACAAGGAGTTCgccaaaccgcctgtaaaaagagGTTACGAACCGCGTGTCTGTTAAGCGACAGAATCTTACAAGTTTGAAGGCCGTTGATGCATTTAATTCATCACGCATATGCCGCCTCTGCTGCATGGCACAAAACGCCCAAGTCCTCGCACTTAAGTTTTACAGACGGCTCTCATTTTTAATATTAGCTGACTATATTTTTTCAGATAAAGAATAGAAAGTCTCTATCCAACTTCATTCACCCTAAACTAGATGAACTCAGGTTAAATTATTACAAAGTTTTACAACCAAGGCATGGCACTTGCCATAGACCAACAtgactgtaacacccaaaatttgaatttcaattaataggatttaatttgaattatttaagaattttagtgagcatttaatgtagcaaataaataatttttgtgaaaattaaaatttatcataagtttagtaatatgattttgtgcattcatgctgagacatattttattttgtgttggTTGTTTTTGGTTAGAAATAAATTGTGCTttcaaaattctatttggagaatgttttggaaaagaaaccagaaaagaaaagaaaaaaaaagggggaaaGCCTCCCTGGAATCTGGCCCAGCTTTCCCCTCCTCCCTCTTTGCGTTCGGCCCAGTCGCGCTCAGCCGGCCCGCGCGCGCCTCCCCTTCTCAACTGACAGCCAGCGCCACTCCCCTCTCTTCCTTTCACTGATCTGTGGAGCCCACGCGGCAGCGCCCTCCCCTTCCTTTCCCTTTCTTCTTCGTCGAGACCGAGTAGGATACGAAAACACCGGAAGCCAATCCCTGATTTCTCGGGAGTTTATCGCACGCCAAGGCACCCAATAAAAGCCTTGCCGACCTATTCGCGTTCTCCTTTAGCATCCGCAGCACCCGAAGAACCCTAGCGACCTCTGTTGATGTTTTTTTGATCTCGGCAAGCACTGCAGGAGCCGCCGCCCGCTCTCTCGCGCCGCCCGCATTCCTTGAGCCGTTCCCGACCACCAAACGCGCCTAGGTGAGCTCGCGACCTCCTCCTCTATCTCCCCATGTTCTCGCTTCTCAATTTGGTGCTCGGAAACGAGAAGCCAGACGTCGCCGGCGAACTTCCGGCCATGGAGCCACCGTGAAGCTCCTGGGCGCCGCCGGTGCTCCTCCCTCCCTCATCCAGATCGAATCCAAGCCACTAGAATCTAATCTAACGGCCGAAACGAGTTGATACCCCTTCATCTGAATTttttctaaagagcccctgCTCTTTTTAAGtataaacccgcagtccaaaaacGGGTTTCACAGAGTACGCTTTCTCTTTTCAAAAACGTATTTCCCCTCGGTTTAAATAGAGTACGCTTTCggttatttacaagtttgccactaaaatggttttggtcataaaatattcattataactccgtttttgtccattcaaattccgttggattcgtatttacgatctctacatgttagaaatattagtttactgttttgaaacttgttaattctgcagtagcatttaattaattatttctttataggaaatcttagaaaattcatatctttcacgttttaattccgattttcgtgaactttacgtttgtgtgatcgtagcgctgcgtagaatattttgataaacttttatatttgttttaccactgtttggtgtaatgttctaattataccttgtttgctttgtgtatgattgtctccattggattgcgtgttgttgattgatgtttgggaatagacggtgagctgtacgttggtgatcaagaccaagcttttgaagaccagcgggctcaggagagctttggtcaaggcaagtataacttgggatcatccttgttacctattcactattaactacatatataaatcatatgcatgctatcaccttgtcgaccttagcaaaatcatagatgattgttacctggattccttgttacctacttgatatgcatttggtgtagatgtgctagtgcttgatataatccatgatcgtgtaaggtgattaatagctatgcaatgaacgttaaaagatgacaaataactatatgagatcttgtctgtaagtgatcaccgggacaacagtgcaaccatgagggctataatggctctggctttagctcagtatgaagacattttctagcttgttagaggttacccgaaagggcggaggggctgaaccgttttgggtatagtgtggcctctgtctgtatgagtataggctgcgagtcattgtgccatcggaaggggggctctatatctgcgcgcaaaggaaaccttgcggccctaacttgttagacgaacttttgaaaggcttcatagtgatccctgccgacctccctaggaaggaggttaagagattagctacctcgggcgaaagggtaaatcatgactcatgggtaaagatgtacaacctctgcagagtgtaaaactggtatactagccgtgctcacggttatgagcggccttgggggttcttgctgcgccgacgatgagcttattaagttgttatgttcatttgattatcgtttatgctatgggttaattatgcttacactcgaTCATGTGATTAACGGATTATTTCttctaccttgacatttgctatttaacTCTGAACATGCTacccaccattaaaagctaaatgcagttaaaccagtatcagctttttgagcctcatgaacccctggttatacttgttgagtacgatatgtgctcactcttgcaatttcccaacacctcaggttatgataatgaagatgactggagtgAGGATTATCGTtacgagtactaggtttggagtcaaccagtcaacagtgtccctgtgtggagcttccgtcgagagcgttgtttactttatgctatcatttttgtatgagactatgtgattcaatatatagtccgctatgtaataaacactgcaatggtacatttgagatttgtctacttatgtgtgcgactgtttctggggcacatatgagtcttttaggcatcctattttgttcttaaaatatgggtgtgacaaattggtatcaaagctttgttgactgtcggacgcaagcctagttagaaattggccgtcataaggttttgaaatggctataaaatccttgttctataaaccttgatattttcttctacactatatcctattcatcttcaccttgttgcttatcttaaagacttgttctcatccctactccttgctttgaatatgcttttagaaccttctcttaccacctgcttacatagttgaaagagaattttaggaatctttgcccttaataggaagagaacgatagtaccgcaagttgagttaatgcttaaaatgtgaacctttgatgcttggtttggtttgttattatgcttatgcttgatttggatctttgtaatgagtgcaatgatcttgtggatttcctctacaatttcatttagtttataggcttaagacataaggattaatgaactaaatagttggggttggttaaaattctgtttctgtcctttgctgttttatggagcagtctgcaatgaatctggtacatctcaaaatctgttcatgcaatgtccatcaaatttttctgggaacaagtagacttccatatctttccaatgccgcaagaatgaccatatcATCGATTATGAGCtgagagttatgactgtttcaagttgaggtttctgcgcagtctggaattctgtaacagtttcggttgtacccagtttttggttaacctcacattggaatctggtaatatgatctaaatgaaagttgtagacaatttctttatctttccaacggtgtacagcatgtatccttttgaattctggaactcgagatattactgattttctgatctgctgatgttggatgttacccagaaaatttcagattcggttaactcttgtaattgtcatgttggacattactaagatgtgtttatataccttggaatgcagatggcagcaaggggaagaggcagaggcagaggccgtggcaatagtgacaatgccccaattactgtggaggaacttatgcaaactcagaatcagatgatgcacgtcttcatgcaacacctacaacaacaacctccaccaacaccaccacttgTTCATATGAGAGATAAGCGGGGGGAAttcatgaagggaagacctccggtatttacacactcagctgatcccatggaggcagatgattggttacgtgctgtggagaggcagctgaacatagcacagtgcaatgacttggagaaggtgttgtatgcttctggacagcttcaaggTGCAGCCCAAACATGgcgggagtcatatcaagctgctcgtcccaacaatgctcctcctgtcacttggTTAGAATTTTGCAGAGACTTCCGAGCACGACACatcaatgaaggaatgatggagctcaagcaggaaGAGTTCAGATCTCTTAGGATGGGTTCTATgtctgtggctgagtatcatgacatgtttgagcagttggctcgctatgctccaaacGAAGTCAGAGAGGATGTTGACAAACAAcgtctcttcatgaaaggtctttactatgaactcagattgcaactggctggaaatacctaccctacattccaggctctggtgaaccgtgctattgtgttggataacatgcgTAAAGGTCAAGATAAGAAGAGAAGAATGTTAGCCCAAGGttctggaggcaacaaccgccaacgtttcaattctcagcagggcgatcaacagaggtaccatggaccagttagtcaaggggatcgcaaccaacaatctcagcgtaatcctaatcaacAACAGAGTGGACAACAGACTTCTCGCTCgggaaattcaaatgccacctctatgaagagaagtgcttccaatacccctactaggtgttttcgctgtgggaaagaaggtcatatgtcatatgattgcccggagagattcaaccagcggaacaacaatcaaaagtctaattctcatggagcaaaggtgaaccatgtggctgcagagacagtacaagagggaccagagattatgatgggtacgttcagtatcaactctattcccgctacagttttatttgattctggagcttcgcatacattcatatcacaagcatttgttagagttcatagcataccactagttgccatgaaaacccatatgctagtaaactcaccgggagggacgataccagtttcatattgttgcccctcagcaagtctttctttaaggggggtagatttcccggttagtcccatggttatgagaacctcaggcatagatgtgattttgggtttggattggatgaaggaatatgctacggaaattaagtgcaaggagaaagtagtagttgtgacCACACCCAAGGGAGAGAGAATCAGTGTGGACGTAGCAGTACAAACTCCACCCACAGCCACAGTGAATCATTTAGAGGATGATGGTGTTGATCTTCAGGACTATGAAGGGAATAAATTTCTAAGTGACTTTTCAGAAAAACCACGAGGTATGCTACCTAACCAGAGATGTTGAGATTGCTAGTACAATGGAATTGGTATTTAGAGGTAGAAGCGACTTGAGAAGGAGAAGATGTTTGGAGAGAATTAAATCCGCAGTTGTTTGTTTATGcactgctcaatctcgaggacgagattcctttaaggggggtagagtttgtaacacccaaaatttgaatttcaattaataggatttaatttgaattatttaagaattttagtgagcatttaatgtagcaaataaataatttttgtgaaaattaaaatttatcataagtttagtaatatgattttgtgcattcatgctgagacatattttattttgtgttggTTGTTTTTGGTTAGAAATAAATTGTGCTttcaaaattctatttggagaatgttttggaaaagaaaccagaaaagaaaagaaaaaaaaggggggaAAGCCTCCCTGGAATCTGGCCCAGCTTTCCCCTCCTCCC encodes:
- the LOC8059920 gene encoding serine carboxypeptidase 2, which codes for MMTGGLPLPPAVVLLLLLPVLLALAWRATAAASAAGDRIGRLPGQPAVDFPMYSGYVAVDEGAGGRALFYWLQEVPPEAQPAPLVLWLNGGPGCSSVAYGASEELGAFRIRPDGATLFLNEDRWNTAANILFLDSPAGVGFSYTNTSSELYTNGDNKTAHDSYTFLVKWFQRFPQYKYRDFYIAGESYGGHYVPQLSQVVYQNNAGVAKPIINLKGFMVGNAVINDHTDYAGMFESWWNHGLISDDTYGQLKASCGSNDSIIHPSPACNTATDVAAVEQGDIDMYSIYTPLCGQTSSSSTKRSSQSSPLIGRHYHHPWRMGGSYDPCTESHSTVYYNRPEVQRALHANLTGINYPWATCSDLINTNWGDSPKSMLPIYKELIAAGLRIWVFSGDTDAVIPLTSTRYSVDALGLPTTTSWYPWYDKKQVGGWSQVYEGLTLVTVRGAGHEVPLHRPRQALILFQQFLKGEPMPKNGTVA